Proteins co-encoded in one Burkholderia ambifaria AMMD genomic window:
- the rpmA gene encoding 50S ribosomal protein L27: MAHKKAGGSSRNGRDSESKRLGVKVYGGQAINAGGIIVRQRGTRMHAGENVGMGKDHTLFALVDGHVKFATKGADKKHLVIVVPAAA; this comes from the coding sequence ATGGCACACAAAAAGGCAGGCGGCTCTTCCCGGAACGGCCGCGACTCCGAGTCGAAACGTCTCGGCGTGAAAGTGTACGGCGGCCAGGCGATCAACGCTGGCGGCATCATCGTGCGTCAGCGCGGTACGCGCATGCACGCTGGCGAGAACGTCGGCATGGGCAAGGATCACACCCTGTTCGCGCTGGTCGACGGTCACGTCAAGTTCGCGACCAAGGGCGCGGACAAGAAGCATCTGGTCATCGTTGTCCCGGCGGCTGCCTAA